The Silene latifolia isolate original U9 population chromosome X, ASM4854445v1, whole genome shotgun sequence genome contains the following window.
tttgagtttgaaatcgatattgagatggaaatattgtttcgcggtttttatccgccagttcactcaccccttgtctttgTCTTAGGGTTGACGACGAGAATACGATACATGGTTACATTGGATAATTATATTAAAAGAtagagtaatgagtgagacggagtaatgagatgaGACTTGGTTAACTATTGGAATAAGAGAGTGTTATATAATGAAAATAGAAAGGAGTTTGGCTGATTAGTTATCGGGGAGTGTTTTTAGCACGGATAGTTTAAGAGGAGCAAATACAATTGAAGAGAACTTGACTTTGTTGGATTGTCATAATGGTATATGGCTAGAGGATGGGCATGATGGTGATTCCTATTTGAGGTGAACTATTCGTACAATAGGATAACACAAGTTATTGGCACAATATTAGTTATCTTAAGAGTGAATTAGCTTCATTTGAAATTGACTTTGTTTCATTATCAAAAAAGAGCTTCATTATCAGTATTTGTgtcaaattaaaatataattatgaTATTTGATTATTTTGTTCAAATTATCGTTTTATTTGACCTTAATTAGTAGTAGTAAGTTTCCTTTAGTTATATTTTGCTTGTATAAAAATGATGATATAAGTTTATAGCATTGATTAGTGGCTAATAGAAGGATAACTATAAAACTGAGACGAAGAGTTTATAGAAGAATCTCTCTGAACCACTGGAACATGTATTGTCACTTTGAAGGTAAGGGACTAAACTCTATTGTTTTGAAAATATTGATTTGTAAGTGATAATtgtcctctatttattttatagTATCATCTAAGCAAAGTGAATAAGTTTCCGAGTTATATTATTTTTGGAAGTAATTATACTATATTCTTAATAATATGACAACTCAGTTTTGTTTCAgaattttacaatttatttagcGTATTCGCTAAAGTTGAAAGCTATAATATTAGAGGATTAGAGTTTGGCtcacaacccgcagtggcgagctgGCATACAAAAATGCCCAGAATTATAGTTTGGCtcacaacccgcagtggcgagccggcCGACATGAAATAATGCCTTAGTAGTTTTATGGAGTGGATTGATCCCCACTTCCGCCATTAGATGCTCGCATCCAGGCGCAGACCTGGTGTAGAGGTGTGCACATTAAGTCTATGGCCAGTCGTTTCTTGTTAACCTCTTAGTCTCAAGGAAGTAAAGTTCTTACTATATAATTGTTGCCTACTTTGTTTATTTATGTCCTAAGGTGAATTATCCTCACTCTaatattatttataaataaatagagATAGCTAATGTAATTTTGCTATAGCTAGAGATATGTTATTATGATAAAGAGGTCATGAATGTGGAGACTTAAGGAGTATTAACTAAGTGGATGTGAGTGCAGGAGAACACGCTATGAATTAAGTTGGTGTCCATATGTTGTTAGAAGGCTGATTATTTATATTTGACAGAAGaaagattttaataatattaagtTTCACATTGATTTTTGAGGTTGTGATATTTATAGGATTGGGTAGGGTACTTTGTACCTTTGACAGTATGGATTGAGACTGGTTACTTATATTGGGGGTAGTTTCTTCCTGTCTTCTGCttttatttcaggttacttccgctgctgttaaaaaaggattttatttcaagacaagattttatttaatgttttgtaaaattttgtttacattttgtataTTTTGTTTTGAGATGGACATTTTGTAAGaaaaactttgtatattaattataatatctctgtatttcggcgcGTTTTATaagtaaaagttagttttaatttagccgaaaagcAGGGGTGTTGCATTATCACCCTGTCGATGGCTAactgcacagttagaaaggtcccggtagatacaggcagctcggtGAATCTTATCATGCTGATAActatagaaaatatgggatttaGCGAGAAGGACTTGCAGAAGAAAACCATCCCGGTGGTAGGCTTCAGCGGGGAGACAACCAACTCactaggcgagatagtcatcccaacctatgtaggAGGGGTCAACAAGCAGATCAGGTATCTGGTCATAGACGGACCCTCCACCTACAACGTCATTCCGGGAAGATCGTGGCTGCACCaaatgaaagcagtcccctcaacatatcatcagtgcataaaattccccactccATAGGGGGTAGAAACAATACGAGGGGATCAGGAgaaagctagaggctgctacaagaaaGCACTAAAGTGCACCACCAGTCCTCCAGCAtaacaattacagaagcagcctgtccaggacgaatacattgagCCCCCAGCCGAGGAGCTAGATCAGATCAACtaggacaagctgcacccagaaaggaCCGTGTTAATTGGAGCCGGATGCACAGGGAACCTAAGACAGCAATTAATCAAATTTCTGCAAGATAACATGGACTGTTTCGACTTCTGGTCGACTTCTGTGTTTTGCTATATATTAGGTGCTAATCCACCTAGTACTGTGATTGCTGGATTTATTAAGAGAGTTTGGCAGACTCATGGAGTTGACAAGGTCTCGTTCCTCCCTAACGGCATTTTTCTGGTTCGTTTTAAGACGAAAGAGCAGCAACAGGTGGTCCTTAACACGGGGCATCTTCTCTTTGATAATAAACCTGTGATTATCAAGGAGTGGACACCTGATGCTGTTCTTATTAAGCATGATGTGCAGAAAGTCCCTGTGTGGATGAAACTTCATGGATTATAGGTTAAATTTTGGGGAAACGCTTGTCTAAGGAAACTTAGTGAGGAAGTGGGGCGTTACATTAAGTGTGATGATGCCACTGCTAATAGAAGTTTATTTGGATATGCTCGGGTCCTCATTGAAGTTAAAATTGGTCAAGAGTTCCCAAAGGAGCTACTGTTTAAGGATGAATTGGGAAGTATGCAGAAGGTGAGGGTGGATTATGATTGGTTGCCTCTTCTGTGTACTCAGTGCAAGGGGATGGGGCATGATACTGCTCAGTGCAGGAAAACTGATGGGGTCAAACCGGTTAAACGTGTTTGGAAGCCTAAGACCAAAGTGAATGATGTACCTAAGGTGGCTGCTGTACCTAAAGCTGCTGCACCTGCTCAGAAACAAAAAAAGGCTGAGAAAGTAACCCAGGTCCCTGCAACACCAGTTGTTACCCCTGTGACTGTGAGTACTCCTCATAGTGCATCAACTCAGGTGGTCACACTGCTTTGTCCCGATACCAAAAGTGGCGAGGAACCTTCCCTTCCAAGGAGGATTATATCTCGGATGATAAGACAGGAAATCCCTGATAGTAGGCAATACTCTCCTCAGGGTATTACTTTCTTAGATGCTTTGAATATGACTATTTCTCGAAGTGTGGGTATTGGAAAAAGTAGTTTCAGGAAAATTCAGTTAGAGAATGGGTAATCTTGGCTTTTGGAACATAAGGGGCATGAATAATAGGAATAAACAACTTGAAATAAAAAAGTTCCTTTATCAGAATAATATTGGTTTGTTTGGGCTTTTAGAAACCAAGGTTAAGAGTTGGAATTGGAATAAAGTAAGAAATAAAGTGTGTGATGATTGGTCTATATGTACTAACAGCAGTAAACATAAAGGGGGGAGACATCTGGCAACCCTCTCAATTTGTGGTTACTGTTAAGTATATCACTGATCAGCTTATACACTCTAGTGTTTATGATAAACTAAGGAATATTACTTTTCATTTTACTATAGTGTATGGTCTCAATAAAGATAAGGAAAGAGAAAGCTTATGGGAAGATTTAGGCCTCATTAGAAATGGTGTGACCTCTGCCTGGATGGTGTGTGGAGACTTCAACAGTCTTATGCACCTGGATGAAAGAGTTGGTGGCACAACTGTCAGTTGGAATGAAGTTATGCCTATGAGGGACATGGTAGCTAAATGTGATTTGGTGGAGCTAAAAACTATGGGAGCCTTCTTCACATGGAATAATAAACATGAACATTCCTCCAAGGTTTATAGCAAAATTGATAGGGTCTTGATAGATGATACCTGGCTGCAGCAATTCCCGGATTGTTTTGCTCATTTCTTACCTGAAGGGCTCTTTGACCATTGCCCGTGCCTCATCCAATTTCATACTGAAGAAGGTAGGAAGGGGGTACCATTTAAATACTTCAACATGTGGTCTATGTTGGACAGCTTTAAGCAGATGGTAAGTGATCACTGGGATATGGCCATTCAGGGGACTCCTATGTTCCAAATGATCAGAAAATTGAAACTGTTAAAGCCTAAGCTAAAGATGTTGAATAAGGAGAATTTCAGTGACATTGAGAATATTACTCAGGTCACTGAATTATCTTTACAGGAGTTCCAAAAGAAGCTTAGGACAGATCCTTTGAATGAGGGACTCTGTGCCTCTGAGGCTGCTTGTGCAAAGGAGTTAGTTTTTCTCAAGAAAGCCAGAGCTCAATACCTTTTACAAAAGTCTAAAGAACAATGGATGGAGGAAGGGGATGAGAATACAGCGTTCTATCATAACAGTATCAAACATAGAAGACTGAAAAACAGGGTTTATCAGGTGAAGACTCAGAATGGGATTATGTGTCAGACTCAGCAACACATACAAGATGCATTCCAAGATTTATGTCAATCTTTTAGGGTCTTCTAAACCAGTTACTCCTATTAATCATGGGATTGTGAGGAAAGGAGCTTGCCTTACAAAAGAGAATCAGAAACTGCTGCTTCAACCTGTGACTGATGAGGAGGTCAGAGCTGCCATGTTCTCTATCCCTGGGACCAAAGCCCCTGGCCCTGATGGATACATCAGTCAGTTCTTCAAAGACACATGGGCAATTGTAGGGAAGGATGTCATCAAGGCTGTTAGAAGTGTTTTCACTTCTGAAAAACTTTTAAAGGAGTGTAATGCTACTATTTTAACCTTGATTCCCAAAGTTGAGGTGCCTGAAGCTGTTCACCAGTTTAGACCAATAGCTTGTTGTAACACCATCTATAAATGTGTTGCAAAGGTATTGTGTACTAGGCTGAGTAATATTTTGCCTGAAATAATCAGTCCTTCTCAAAGTGCATTCACTAAGGGAAGGGACATAGTGGGCAACATTTTCATTTGCCAAGATCTAATTAAATTTTATAATAGGACGGCTTGCTCTCCTAGAGTAATGATGAAGATAGACTTGCAAAAAGCCTATGACTCAGTTGAGTGGGCTTTCTTACATGAAATGTTAGAAGCTCTTAACTTCCCTCCAAGTATTATTGCCATCCTGATGCAATGTGTGTCCACCCCTACCTATTCTATTGCTCTTAATGGGAATATCTTTGGGTATTTCAAGGGGAGAAAAGGTTTGAGGCAAGGGGATCCCCTCTCCCCCTTACTCTTTACCATTTGCCTTGAATATTTGAGTAGGATCTTGGCTTGGGTGCAACAGCAAAATGAGTTCAGATTTCATCCCCTCTGCAAGAGAGTCCAATTGAGTCATCTGTGCTTTGCAGATGATCTCATTATGTTCTGCAGAGGGGACCTTCCTTCTGTTGTCTTATTGTTGAGGGCCTTCAAAACCTTTTCTAAGGCTTCAGGTCTGAGTATGAACCAAGGGAAGTCCAATATCTACAGGAATGGAGTTGATAACTCTACTATGGCTAGGTTAATCAGGCGCTCTGGGATGCAAAGAGGGACTGTTCCTTTCCGTTATTTGGGTGTCACTATTACACCAAAAAGATTGGGTGTTAATGATTGCCAGCATTTGATTGAGAAAGTAACTGGTAGAATTAAAAGCTTGGGTGCACGTAAACCTGTCCTATGCGGGAAGAGTGGTCGATTAAGTCGATGTGCATAATTTACACAACTATTGGGCTCGTGTCTTTATTTTACCTAAGACTGTCCTTCACAGGATTGATTGTGTGTGTAGGCAGTTCTTATGGCATGGTACTGATATGAAGGAAGGTCCTGCTTTGGTGGCATGGGACAGCATCTGCAAAAGTAAAAGGAAAGGAGGCCTTGGTTTGAGAAGTCTGTACTGGTGGAATATTGCTGCAGTGGCAAAATATGCCTGGTGGATAGCTAAGAAAACTGATCACCTGTGGGTTAGATGGGTCCACGCTGTTTATATGAAAGATAAGGCTTGGGAGGACTATTTACCTGGGCAGGGGACCAGTTGGTCTTGGAGGAAGATCTGCTGGACTAAAGATTTGGTCAAACAACATCTATTTagtgttgatgattactctataAAGCTAGGCTACTCTTGGTTGGTTGAGGAGGGCCCTGATAAGGAGTGGCATCAGTGGTTTCCAAATAGCATCATGGTTCCCAGACATAGCTTCATTCTTTGGTTGGTAGCTCATCAACGAATGCTAACTCAAGACAGGTTGAGGAGAATGTGAATTGCTCATGATAACGTTTGCTTTTTATGTGGTAACAGTGAAGAGAGCTTGGAGCACCTATTCTTTAAGTGTGATTTCAGCAAGAGGTGCATACACATTCTGAATTCTTGGTTACAATTTGGAGTGCCTGAGTCGAAATTCATTCTCTGGTGGATAAATTGGCGGCATAAATCTTTAATGGTGAAGAAGGTTCTTGCTGCAATAGTGGCTGCTGTGGTTTACCAGATATGGGTATGCAGAAATCAGAGCAGACTGGAGCAGTGTGTCGTATCTCCTACAGTTGCTATGAGACGAGTAAAGGAAGAGATAAAACTGCGTATCAGATGTAATAGGGTGTATTCAAAAAGCAAGAGTGCATGTAGGTGGATAGAACAACTATGTGTAAGCTAGTGTCTGTTGTACTAAGGAAATCTTAGACAAAAATGATGTATGGGTGATTATCATTTTAATGAAAGCTAACATTTTCCCAAAAACATGGACTGTTTCGCATGGTCACACGACGACATGATAagaatagatccatccatcataacgcataagctcaGTGTTGACCGAAAGTGTAAACCTATCCAAcagagaagaaggaagtttgcGGCAGAAAGGAATAAGGTAATTAATCAAGAGGCAGATAGCCTTCTGGCAACAAAGAAGATAAGAGAGGTAAAATATCCAGAGTGATTgtccaacgtagtggtggtacctaagaagaatgggaagtggagagtatgtgtggactttaccgacctcaacaaagcacGTCCTAAAGATCCTTTCCCACTACctcacatcgatgcaatggtggatgcgacagctggacatgagatgctgATATTCCTGGAcccatggagtggatacaatgaaattaagatggatcctgcagatcaagaaaagacggcattcatgtctgaaagaggaatatattgttacaacgtcatgtcattcggcctaaagaatgcaggttccacatatcaaaggctggtcaaCCGCATGTTTAAAGAGCAGATAtgaagaactatggaggtatatatcGATGATATTGTAGTAAAATCAGagaaagccaaagatcatatgcagcatctggcagaaacattcagcaccctgagggaatacaaaataaagctaaatccatctaagtgTACCTTCGGGGTATCCTCTGGGAAATTTTTAGGTtacattgtaactcaaagagggatataAGGCATCATCGAGCAGATTAAGGCTGTTTTGCAATTGGAGTCACCTAAAAAGCCTAAGGACattcaaagactagctggcaaggtagcagccctgagcaggttcatctcaaAATCCTCAGATAAGTGCAGGTTGTTCTACAACATACTGAGGAAAAGCCAAAAGTTCGAGTGGACCGCAGATCACGAGCAAGcattcagagagctgaaacactacctcagcagTTCACCACTGCTGTCAAAACCGGAACAAGGAGAACCACTGTTCCTCTACCTGGCCGTCACAGAGTGGCAGTGCGCGCTGTTCTAGTCAGAGAGCAGGAGAAGGAACAGAGgccagtatactacgtaagcaagtctctgctgccagtAGAGactaggtacacatctcttgaaaaactAGTACTAGCTCTGGTGGTAGCATCTTATaagctgcgcccctattttgagtcccacaccatacacgtgtagatacctcatttctgcacctctcgcaaaccacccggtgatgatttggccgcatgtttggtacgcggaacgatttgtgacagttcataagtttatcgtcaagtgattgctcaaatactaatgtctacctcttagttgtcatctacgtgccgatacggtcgttttgacagtaattagagtacatttggagtccgggcctaaaaccgtcttcattttctgataaccgttaaatcccgagtaagaatgttctggaatgttccggatatttctattccatattttataattatttcacaatctttaatctttggtaaacaatttcccgtaatattcatacaagatattaaggaaaaccaaattattccgtccttctataactcaaacacggaaatctttcttccgcaggaggaaaccacttgggaacagacgcagcaggtgctgcgcctcttccaagagacgcagtgactgctgcgcctcttcccaagtccttttctgcgtttttttcgtatctttttcatatctttccgagattcacttccaaagactctccgaaaccctaattccttcacgtgattagtataaataggagccttcgctcctcatatttctcacgcgagtgtccgcccttctcttctcccttagCATTCTAGAcatttgttcttactttttggcgtctacgtgcttgaacattcgaccacgtaagctcggatccttctgagtaccagcctcgtttgcatgaccgaccaatttgaccaactgcacatcaatcaacttaattaatccaatcgttttcctcttacgagggcactttcgtctacattcgagtcgagcatcactaatcgataacttagttcatctcgtttcgtcaaacatgtaagtctgagggtgtaaatctctcttttatttattgttattactttttgtatcactaatgtaaggtttatgtcgaaaacaccttgttaaaaccgatttctaaaaccgtgctttaaaacctctttttacggatttccagaagacaaaccgtcgagaaaggacgcagcaactgctgcgcctcttcgagggGAGCGCAgattcctgctgcgcctcttcgtgaggccgccgtgattcctcgcttcctttcttcttccttcgtcctctgtaattcgtcaagctttgttttgtttcgcttgtTTTCTctaattcttcgatacaatagtctaataattCCATGTAtactatttatcattcattaacatgtttagttcatcattaaaatccggcttaaatcccttataatctcatattcgcgggttttcgtcattaaattcaatccgggttgtaggaattcgatttgttcatatcgggtttctggaattcgatctttgatatattttcatccgtcttttgtaggaattcgatttgtccttgttgtagctcgaaccttcttcagaccgtctcaagaatgaaccattaaccgtcatggggtcatactttggaaccggaactgacccatcagcatttgggtcttgccttaataatttcggagttgtcgtgccccgaaataagtggtccctcaagttatctggcattggaggacgaaaaggttcaacatcagcagtatcttcagtcgatcgaccatgtagggcgatcgatcgatcgcttccTCGAATGAACAAGCGCAGATCGTTAcgcgagtggtcgatcgaccaggtgtgtcagtcgatccactgacatacctgctgatcgtctttttcttgctactgttcactcCGGCCATTTTCTTGCTCGGTtacgcctcatctttttcagtaacatcttcgaccatagcagGCCTATCAAGgatagacccactcctcaaagtgattgcatttagggtctctttttgatccggcagcgacggtaaatgccccggagctctagttgcacttttgcttgccagttgggcaatttgactctccaacatttttgttgaagtctctctagctatagactccttttgcagcaaacccgacaagttctgaaccatgtttttcaactcGAAATATCGAACTTTGAAATTCTTCTTccgaggcacatagggaggcttttgatatctTCATTCTTtgttatgagggggcacatagctttgctgctgctgcggtggtggacccggattaaggacattctggttagtccacctcaaattggggtggacattagaggaatcgagataagtaccagtctgcctataatgttgaaaggcagcacatgtttcattcgaactccAAAACAtatccctctcctccacatcttttgcatgtaaatggaccgtctgaaactgcattaactttatatatcccacctttttgggatcccctaaaatctagcttgtcaaatctcgcagtaagggcctctattgcagctacaaCAGGAGTttcagctgatcttctctgatttcctctagaattcccatgctcagctttatggatggtcatatcttcaataatcttccacccctttgtctctccaacattctcctggaatctaacgttagctgcagcatccagaatagccctctgatcatcataaagtcCATTATATAATTGATTACACAAGAACCAttgttcgaacccatggtgcggaatagatcgcaccagcttcttgaagcggacccatgcctcatgaaaattttCATCAgaaccctgtttaaagcttgtgatctgagctctaatcgcattggtcttcgatgcagagaaatatttcttataaaatgctagggccagtgaattccaatcagtaatcccattggCCGCttgatccagatctcggtaccactccctagcagcatcacggagcgagaatatgaacatcgtcttcTTAATCTGGTCCTGAGTCacaccggctggtgggggtatggaacaacagtagtcaatgaatatctccatatgtttagccgcatcttcatttgcagctcccccaaattggtttctctcaaccaaattgatggacggttttgcttcgaattttctttccgtcccggctggcaacacgaatcccttatagagattctcagcttttggctcggagtgactggctatacttggtTCTTTAGCCATATCAGGAGATGTAAcagtctcggctgaagaagtagaaacagGAGACGAAGGTGAGtcctcctcaaataactcgttctcgtagtaactggacagagtactcagctcgtcctctgtcggcaatactctagatgatcgtctcaactcacacaaagtcctttcgatctcaggatctaacggtcgtaattcaccaccctgtgacctgcgtataagaggaaactacaagtagaatatgagaaacgtttaaggaacagatgtcccttaaactaagataaagactaaaataaaaacaactaaaaattaaacaattgcttccccggcaaaggcgccaaaatttgataccgtcgtagagtaccaaagataaatttataatccaaactactactatagatagcggcagtcagggtcgaaccacagagaagcaatgtaattaatagttgtctagttttagtctaaagtaacagttgtgaggggggtttgatttgaatagtCCTATAACTAAAGGTAACAAGATTAAAGCTAAACTAAAGCAAATGAATGAGCAATTTAAAGAAAATAGATGGagacaaatattaaaaggatgctaagatggtcggttcactgtagtttcggtggcagtatcctaagtaagtctgaaataatcacgtaagtcGGGAAGAATAAGAAGTCCCcttggtccattcttaacagtTAGCAactttcgatctagctacaggtccctaatatcactagtactgactctcgccctgaaaagtgatttaaaagcctaaattaacttatctctcgatcttattaatttagtcgtcttaattaagtagtctatttccctcccctatctttcgatctatcgggtcggtcgattcctaagcattcaactagtcgcgtgcactcgattcgtcaaatatagcaattaaattaattaagccgaagctgatctcacgtgagccggtcgatcgaccaggtaaggcagtcgatcgaccatggcgcgactcaggcttacgaaatctacgccgcctacgctacatgtcccctacatcctagcacgaagggtttagctactcatgataaaatttataacaacaataaaattaacaaataaagcaattgaattcataattggattaactaaataaataaataaataacgtgAAACGAGAATTCGGCTTTTGGGAAACCTAAACTAGCAGTTCTAAATTACGAAGAAGGAATAAAACTTATAGCAAAAATTACCAGAAATAGAGTAGGCAAGAGAAACGAATCCGAATtgcaaaagaagaactttatttAGAACTAATGAAAACTATCAAACTAGGTATCTGATTTGAATCCCTAAATATCAATGAAATTCCTAAAAGAGTAGgaaggggttacgttatataggaatgtcatgtaactcttattcctaaaacctaattacattgggcttcggaattctcgtccttttaattcacgccagaatcacggtttggtcgatcgaccacaaggaccagtcgatcgactgaacctcgctgaacagtagcttctgatcttatTTAGGAATCgcacactggtcgatcgaccatgtaggtcagtcgatcgatcatTTCAACatgtacttggctccaaaagctttgtgaattcgtctttcgggcctcgatacgcgcaccaagtttgcttcccgagtaaatacttcatgtcaaataatatgcctagtactcggggacggatttggcttgatttccgctggattcttcacatttctgcaatattacacaaaaacacaaaagtagacagaaatagggaaactagtagcttaaactacacaaatgagctctgaaatgcgtgtaaaatagggtgtaaaacatcatattaaggACACGCATCAAAGAACATGCAATGCACAAGATCACTCAACACTACTCcaccatctccaatctccataGTAACCAATGTGTAGAGTAATAGGGGGGTCTATAATTTTTGCCTAGCTTGAAATAACAGTCCGTTCGACTGTTACTTCCACGTTTTTATTTCTTATCATTTTTCGACAAATGTGCATGATTTTGATGCAAAGGACGTCCTAAATGCTGCTGCTATATTGTCCAAATTTCTGATTATAAATTGTCACTATAGGAGCTGTCCAAGAACTGTATAAACAAGCAGCCCCCAAGCTCATTTTGTGACAAATTAACAAGAGAAAAGGACACCAAATTTTCCCCTTTTGTATAAGCAAAATGC
Protein-coding sequences here:
- the LOC141617144 gene encoding uncharacterized protein LOC141617144, whose protein sequence is MIGLYVLTAVNIKGGDIWQPSQFVVTVKYITDQLIHSSVYDKLRNITFHFTIVYGLNKDKERESLWEDLGLIRNGVTSAWMVCGDFNSLMHLDERVGGTTVSWNEVMPMRDMVAKCDLVELKTMGAFFTWNNKHEHSSKVYSKIDRVLIDDTWLQQFPDCFAHFLPEGLFDHCPCLIQFHTEEGRKGVPFKYFNMWSMLDSFKQMVSDHWDMAIQGTPMFQMIRKLKLLKPKLKMLNKENFSDIENITQVTELSLQEFQKKLRTDPLNEGLCASEAACAKELVFLKKARAQYLLQKSKEQWMEEGDENTAFYHNRSSKPVTPINHGIVRKGACLTKENQKLLLQPVTDEEVRAAMFSIPGTKAPGPDGYISQFFKDTWAIVGKDVIKAVRSVFTSEKLLKECNATILTLIPKVEVPEAVHQFRPIACCNTIYKCVAKVLCTRLSNILPEIISPSQSAFTKGRDIVGNIFICQDLIKFYNRTACSPRVMMKIDLQKAYDSVEWAFLHEMLEALNFPPSIIAILMQCVSTPTYSIALNGNIFGYFKGRKGLRQGDPLSPLLFTICLEYLSRILAWVQQQNEFRFHPLCKRVQLSHLCFADDLIMFCRGDLPSVVLLLRAFKTFSKASGLSMNQGKSNIYRNGVDNSTMARLIRRSGMQRGTVPFRYLGVTITPKRLGVNDCQHLIEKFLWHGTDMKEGPALVAWDSICKSKRKGGLGLRSLYWWNIAAVAKYAWWIAKKTDHLWVRWVHAVYMKDKAWEDYLPGQGTSWSWRKICWTKDLVKQHLFSVDDYSIKLGYSWLVEEGPDKEWHQWFPNSIMVPRHSFILCEESLEHLFFKCDFSKRCIHILNSWLQFGVPESKFILWWINWRHKSLMVKKVLAAIVAAVVYQIWVCRNQSRLEQCVVSPTVAMRRVKEEIKLRIRCNRVYSKSKSACRWIEQLCVVLQHTEEKPKVRVDRRSRASIQRAETLPQQFTTAVKTGTRRTTVPLPGRHRVAVRAVLVREQEKEQRPNAKSDKLESRQSWDSPPQFHTMTQQVVYCERCGAAGHNAVICLAENDEVYAFKQRRQARHSFAHVPPHPFQQQGYQKPPFIWPSQQQTPLPVKNNEEIAELKSLVKALVLQVQ